A segment of the Rhizobium sp. ZPR4 genome:
CATCGCGGCGGCAGCCGTCGCCGGTGAAATACTTGCCCTTGTAGGTGGAGAAGTAGGTCTGGATGAAGCGCTCGTGGTCGCCGTAGACGGTGCGCATCTGGCCCGGCCAGCTGTCGGCGATGACGAGATTGCCGTCGGCCGCCCCTTCCAGCACGTTGCCTTCATTGTCGACCAGCTGCGGCTGCACGCCGAAAAAGGGCAGGGTGGCCGAGCCGGCCTTGAGATCGGTCGCGCCTGGAAGCGGCGTGATCATGTGGCCGCCGGTTTCAGTCTGCCACCAGGTATCGACGATCGGGCAGCGGCTGTCGCCGACCACCTTGTAATACCATTCCCAGGCTTCCGGATTAATGGGTTCGCCGACCGTGCCGAGAATGCGCAGGCTGGAGCGCGAGGCGCGCTTGACGAAATGATCGCCGGCTCCCATCAGCGAGCGGATCGCCGTCGGCGCGGTGTAGAAGATATTGACCTTGTGCTTGTCAATGACGTCCCAGAAGCGGCCCTGGTCGGGATAGTTCGGCACGCCTTCGAACATCAGCGAGGTCGCGGCGTTCGCCAGCGGCCCGTAGACGATATAGGAGTGACCGGTGACCCAGCCGACATCGGCCGTGCACCAGTAGATATCGCCGGGGTGATAGTCGAACGTGTATTCATGCGTCATCGCCGCGTAGACGAGATAGCCGGCCGTCGTGTGCAGCACGCCCTTCGGCTTGCCGGTGGAGCCGGAGGTATAGAGGATGAACAACGGGTCTTCCGCCTTCATCTTCGCGGGCGGGCAATCCGCCTTCACCTTGGCGATTTCTTCGTGATACCAGACATCGCGGTCAGGCTCCCAGCCGACTTTGCCGCCGGTGCGACGCACGGCAATCACCGTCTTGACCGCAACCTTCTGCTTGGCGGCGATCTGAATGGCCGTGTCGGTGTTTTCCTTCAGCGGAATAGACTTGCCGCCGCGAACGCCTTCGTCGCAGGTAATAACGACGGTCGATGCGCAGTCGACGATGCGGCCGGCAAGCGCCTCCGGCGAGAAGCCACCAAAGACCACCGAATGCACCGCGCCGATGCGGGCGCAGGCCAGCATCGCATAGGCGGCTTCCGGGATCATCGGCATGTAGATGGTGACGCGATCGCCCTTCTTGACGCCGTGCTTCTTGAGCACGTTCGCCAGCCGGCAGACCTGCTCGTAAAGCTCGTTATAGGTGACCTTCTTGTCGATATAGGGATTGTCGCCTTCCCAGATGAAAGCGACACGATCGCCGTGCTTCTTCAGATGCCGGTCGATGCAATTGTAGGAGACGTTGGTGACGCCGTCCTCAAACCACTTGATCGAAACCTTGCCGGTAAAGGACGTGTTCTTGACCTTGGTATAGGGCTTGAACCAGTCGATGCGCTTGCCGTGCTTGCCCCAGAACTTGTCGGGATCCTCGACGCTCTGCTCATACCATTTCTGGTACTTCGCCTTGTCGATCAGGGCGCGTGCCTTGACCGGTTTCGTCACAGGATGGATCTTCTCCGACATTGTTTCCTCCTCAAATCCTCACACTCCGATTTGTAATCGCGAGTGCTCTTTCCGCGCAATAAATAGCAGGTCAAACTACGACAGCAATTGGACAAAGTGCATTTCATGCGCAAAGAATTGCAATTCCGCGACACTATCGCTATATAAGGCCGTATTTCCCGGACAATGTGGTGTTACACCCCGGACCGCGACACCGGCGCGGACTGACAGAAGGACTATATCCATGGCTCAACAATTGCTCATGCCGAAGGCAACTGCCATCTGGCTTGTCGACAATACAGCCTTGTCATTCGACCAGATCGCGCAGTTCTGCAAGCTGCATCCGCTCGAAGTGAAGGCCATTGCCGATGGCGAAGCAGCACAGGGCATCAAGGGCCTCGACCCGATCTCGACCGGTCAGCTGACCCGTGACGAAATCGCCCGCGCAGAAGCCAATCCGAACCACAAGCTGAAGCTTTCCGAGCCGAAGGTTCGCGTGCCGGAATCCAAGCGCCGCGGCCCGCGTTACACCCCAGTCTCCAAGCGCCAGGACCGCCCGAACGCCATCCTCTGGCTGGTGCGCAACCATCCGGAACTGAAGGACGCGCAGATTTCCCGCCTCGTCGGCACCACCAAGTCGACCATTGAGCAGATCCGCGACCGCACCCACTGGAATTCGGCCAACCTGGCGCCGATGGATCCGGTAACCCTCGGCCTCTGCAGCCAGATCGATCTCGACATGGAAGTCGAAAAGGCCGCCAAGGGCCGTCCGCTGCCGACGGCCGCCGAACTCGGCGCAACGCTGCAGCCTGCCCAGGAAACCGAGAAGCTCGGCTTCAGCTATGAGCGTGAAGAAGAGAAGGAAAAGGAAATCGACGCCGATGCCGTTTTCGCCAAGCTGAAGTCGCTGAAGTCGACCAGCCGCGACGACGAGGACGACGATCAGTTCTAAGGTCCGGCATCACGGATAGGAATGCAAAGCCCCGGCCGAACCGGGGCTTTTTCTTTGTCTAATAGCCCGGTCCATCCTCGCCCTTCGAGGCTTCGCGCCTCAGGGTGAGGATGGAGAGCGCTCCTTAGCGTAAGACCAGCTCCTGTAGCTGACGCCGTCTTGCGCAGAAGACTAGACCTCATGGTGAGGTGCGTAGGCTCCTGAGCTTATCGAAGGGGCCGAAGCCTCGAACCACGATGGCGGGTGGGAATACCTTTTAAATTTCCGATAGGAGGTCGTTCTTGTGA
Coding sequences within it:
- a CDS encoding DUF1013 domain-containing protein, which encodes MAQQLLMPKATAIWLVDNTALSFDQIAQFCKLHPLEVKAIADGEAAQGIKGLDPISTGQLTRDEIARAEANPNHKLKLSEPKVRVPESKRRGPRYTPVSKRQDRPNAILWLVRNHPELKDAQISRLVGTTKSTIEQIRDRTHWNSANLAPMDPVTLGLCSQIDLDMEVEKAAKGRPLPTAAELGATLQPAQETEKLGFSYEREEEKEKEIDADAVFAKLKSLKSTSRDDEDDDQF
- the acs gene encoding acetate--CoA ligase → MSEKIHPVTKPVKARALIDKAKYQKWYEQSVEDPDKFWGKHGKRIDWFKPYTKVKNTSFTGKVSIKWFEDGVTNVSYNCIDRHLKKHGDRVAFIWEGDNPYIDKKVTYNELYEQVCRLANVLKKHGVKKGDRVTIYMPMIPEAAYAMLACARIGAVHSVVFGGFSPEALAGRIVDCASTVVITCDEGVRGGKSIPLKENTDTAIQIAAKQKVAVKTVIAVRRTGGKVGWEPDRDVWYHEEIAKVKADCPPAKMKAEDPLFILYTSGSTGKPKGVLHTTAGYLVYAAMTHEYTFDYHPGDIYWCTADVGWVTGHSYIVYGPLANAATSLMFEGVPNYPDQGRFWDVIDKHKVNIFYTAPTAIRSLMGAGDHFVKRASRSSLRILGTVGEPINPEAWEWYYKVVGDSRCPIVDTWWQTETGGHMITPLPGATDLKAGSATLPFFGVQPQLVDNEGNVLEGAADGNLVIADSWPGQMRTVYGDHERFIQTYFSTYKGKYFTGDGCRRDEDGYYWITGRVDDVLNVSGHRLGTAEVESALVSHKHVSEAAVVGYPHSIKGQGIYCYVTLMVGLEGSDTLRQELVKHVRAEIGPIASPDKIQFTPGLPKTRSGKIMRRILRKIAEDDFGALGDTSTLADPAVVDDLIANRQNKADAA